CCGAGGATTGTTTCCAGATGTTGCTTGTCGACATCGCACGCGGCCACGACCTGACAGTCGTTCAAGCCGAGGAAGGCGTTGGTATTGGCGGTTCCCATGCCGCCGCAACCGATCACGCCAAGAGAAATCCTGGCGGAAGGAGCGGGGCGATCTTCGCGTCCGAGCGCGCTGGCCGGGATAAAAGTGGGTAGAGCAATGGCAGCACCGGCGGCGGCGAGAAATTTGCGGCGGGTGATTTTGGTGGCTGATGGGGTAGCTCTCATGTTGTAGGGACCATGTACGGGTTCGGATATTCAATAGCATGGGCGTGCGGCTTTGGCCATGATAAATGGTTGTTGGCGTTCAGGAGAAACGGTGGGTGCGTGCCAATTGATCCACGCGCTTTAAAAGGGTGGGAATGCGGAACTGTCCGTGCATGGAGCGAATATATTGTGTGGCGACGCCGGGGTCCATGCCCGCGGCGGTGATGTAGAGTGGGCGTTTGCTTTTGCCGCGGAGTAATTCGCAACTTCCGTCGGCTCCCTGAAAAGGAGTTTTCGCGACGCCGATCACCGGGATTTTTTCGTTCAATGCCTGGTGGAGGTGAGCGCCAAGGCCGGGTTTCCCTTTATTATCGAGCCAGACGTAACCATCGATGATC
This DNA window, taken from Pedosphaera parvula Ellin514, encodes the following:
- a CDS encoding endonuclease V, whose amino-acid sequence is MIACLDVHYEGATAFAAGIVFQEWVDAFPYEEEVIEVSNIQPYQPGQFYLRELPCLLAVLKALPAVQTVIIDGYVWLDNKGKPGLGAHLHQALNEKIPVIGVAKTPFQGADGSCELLRGKSKRPLYITAAGMDPGVATQYIRSMHGQFRIPTLLKRVDQLARTHRFS